A part of Melittangium boletus DSM 14713 genomic DNA contains:
- a CDS encoding murein hydrolase activator EnvC family protein, whose product MSRFLLLGLMMLCASAALGQEESAERRAVREKLATQRAALALIESRKVSALEVLEMVEQRAATSSQRVKMLERDLAVFRKRLAVAEQEDEVTREVLREQMRRLSPRLWTMYRMMRRRPLEVLLDAKDFSALVWRSRALRATLEEDLRQLRTVQRVARLRRQVSAELRRLQGSLDVRLDFLREQATLARAQQEALEEVVGAIKGEAELARRMVRELEQADGDLTRVIQEMNEGPATSGFGALKGKLPFPAPGVIEVGFGRVINPRFNTVTVQKGVDIRAPAGTPVQAVAEGTVAYAGWMRGYGNLLIIDHGGGYHSLLAHLSSVAPQVGDHVAAGAPVGEVGDTGSLKGAYLYFEIRRSGQALDPAPWLAASR is encoded by the coding sequence ATGAGCCGCTTCCTCCTCCTCGGACTGATGATGTTGTGCGCGAGCGCGGCCCTCGGTCAGGAGGAGTCGGCGGAGCGCCGGGCCGTGCGCGAGAAGCTGGCCACCCAGCGCGCGGCGCTCGCGCTCATCGAGTCGCGCAAGGTGTCCGCCCTGGAAGTCCTGGAGATGGTGGAGCAGCGCGCGGCCACCAGCTCGCAGCGGGTGAAGATGCTCGAGCGCGACCTCGCCGTCTTCCGCAAGCGCCTGGCCGTGGCCGAGCAGGAGGACGAGGTGACGCGCGAGGTGCTGCGCGAGCAGATGCGCCGGCTGTCCCCCCGCCTGTGGACGATGTACCGGATGATGCGCCGCCGGCCGCTGGAGGTGCTGCTCGACGCCAAGGACTTCTCCGCCCTGGTGTGGCGCTCCCGCGCGCTGCGGGCCACGCTGGAGGAGGACCTGCGTCAGTTGCGCACCGTGCAGCGCGTGGCCCGGCTGCGGCGTCAGGTCTCGGCCGAGCTGCGCCGGTTGCAGGGCTCGCTGGACGTGCGGCTCGACTTCCTGCGCGAGCAGGCGACGCTCGCCCGGGCGCAGCAGGAGGCCCTGGAGGAGGTGGTGGGCGCCATCAAGGGCGAGGCGGAGCTGGCGCGGCGCATGGTGCGCGAGCTGGAGCAGGCGGACGGAGACCTCACCCGCGTCATCCAGGAGATGAACGAGGGACCCGCCACCTCCGGCTTCGGGGCGCTCAAGGGCAAGCTGCCCTTTCCCGCGCCGGGCGTCATCGAGGTGGGCTTCGGCCGCGTCATCAACCCGCGCTTCAACACCGTCACCGTGCAGAAGGGCGTGGACATCCGCGCCCCCGCGGGCACGCCCGTCCAGGCGGTGGCCGAGGGCACCGTGGCCTACGCGGGCTGGATGCGTGGCTACGGCAACCTCCTCATCATCGATCATGGGGGCGGCTACCATTCCCTGCTCGCCCACCTGTCATCCGTGGCTCCTCAGGTGGGAGACCATGTCGCCGCGGGTGCGCCGGTGGGCGAGGTCGGTGATACCGGCTCGCTCAAGGGCGCCTACCTGTATTTCGAAATCCGCCGTTCCGGCCAGGCCTTGGATCCCGCTCCCTGGTTGGCGGCTTCTCGCTGA
- a CDS encoding cell division protein FtsX codes for MSALAKVAYFWRSAASGLRHAPFVHFIAVTTIAIALFSAGLAQALGQRIDGLVGSLGGEVQVTVYLSPGLDEEGASVLRERMEARSGGRASLVPPQAALDRLARELGDLGEALAQLPENPLPPSLELQVPAERRTPGALKALAEELRALPGVTGVDYGEEAVERLSAISRALRYGGWVAFAVVLLATVIIVSATLQLAIYARREEIEIQKLVGATDRFVKVPFLIEGFLQGLLGAAVALGGLVLFERLVGPWMTSLFSFLLGPGGSTPLLEPALALRLLVAGCVLGLGGSFIAVGRFLRV; via the coding sequence ATGAGCGCGCTGGCGAAGGTGGCCTACTTCTGGCGCTCGGCGGCCTCGGGTCTGCGCCATGCGCCCTTCGTCCACTTCATCGCGGTGACCACCATCGCCATCGCCCTGTTCTCCGCGGGGCTCGCACAGGCCCTGGGCCAGCGCATCGATGGGCTGGTGGGCTCGCTCGGGGGCGAGGTGCAGGTGACGGTCTACCTGTCTCCCGGACTCGACGAGGAGGGGGCCTCCGTGTTGCGCGAGCGCATGGAGGCCCGCAGCGGGGGCCGCGCTTCGCTCGTGCCTCCCCAGGCCGCGCTCGATCGTCTGGCGCGGGAGTTGGGGGACCTGGGCGAGGCGCTCGCGCAACTGCCGGAGAACCCACTTCCTCCCTCGCTGGAGTTGCAGGTGCCCGCCGAGCGGCGCACCCCGGGGGCCTTGAAGGCCCTGGCCGAGGAACTGCGCGCCCTGCCCGGCGTCACCGGCGTGGATTATGGCGAGGAGGCCGTGGAGCGGCTGTCGGCCATCTCCCGGGCGCTGCGCTATGGCGGCTGGGTGGCCTTCGCCGTGGTGCTGCTGGCCACGGTGATCATCGTGTCCGCGACGCTGCAGCTCGCCATCTACGCGCGGCGCGAGGAGATCGAGATCCAGAAGCTGGTGGGCGCGACGGACCGCTTCGTCAAGGTGCCCTTCCTCATCGAGGGCTTCCTCCAGGGGCTGCTCGGTGCCGCGGTGGCGCTCGGAGGGCTGGTGCTGTTCGAGCGGCTGGTGGGGCCGTGGATGACCTCGCTCTTCTCCTTCCTGCTCGGGCCCGGGGGTTCCACGCCCCTGCTGGAGCCCGCGCTGGCCCTGCGGTTGCTCGTGGCCGGGTGCGTGCTGGGGCTGGGCGGCAGCTTCATCGCGGTGGGGCGCTTCCTGCGCGTATGA
- a CDS encoding S41 family peptidase, which translates to MRSPHSWRSTLAAGLLLLAPSVQAEGRTPPPRTSTYEQLEVFARVLSYVENNYVEPVDERKLMYGAIQGMLETLDPHTVFMPPEVFKEMKIDTSGEFGGVGLEVARQGEGFVVSAALDETPAARAGIRVGDALVAIDGERVRGLSLQDVLQRLRGPAGKRVLLTLMREGFSAPRELALIRDHIRIIAVEGALYGGVAHVRVKSFQDRTAYYLRKELERLRTLNGGQPLRGVVLDLRNNPGGLLEQAVAVSDVWLPGNLPIVSTRGRKGTQMNEERSKDRDTEPDYPLVVLVNAGSASASEIVAGALQDHGRATILGTQTFGKGSVQTVIELEDGSGLKLTIARYYTPHGRSIQEKGITPDFWVPETPGGKGAKEEQREKDLERHFKAEPVSASEPQVRVHPKAFAQEPRDWDVTSALSDYQLRTALNYLNDLAS; encoded by the coding sequence ATGCGCTCCCCGCACTCCTGGCGCTCGACGCTCGCCGCCGGCCTGTTGCTCCTGGCTCCCTCGGTCCAGGCCGAGGGACGCACGCCCCCTCCGCGCACCTCCACGTACGAGCAACTCGAGGTGTTCGCGCGGGTGCTCTCCTACGTGGAGAACAACTACGTGGAGCCCGTGGACGAGCGCAAGCTGATGTACGGCGCCATCCAGGGCATGTTGGAGACGTTGGATCCTCACACCGTCTTCATGCCGCCCGAGGTCTTCAAGGAGATGAAGATCGACACCTCCGGCGAGTTCGGAGGCGTGGGACTCGAGGTGGCGCGCCAGGGCGAGGGCTTCGTGGTGTCGGCCGCGCTCGATGAGACGCCCGCGGCGCGCGCGGGCATCCGGGTGGGCGACGCGCTGGTGGCCATCGATGGCGAGCGCGTGCGCGGCTTGAGCCTGCAGGACGTGCTGCAACGGCTGCGCGGCCCCGCGGGCAAGCGCGTGTTGTTGACCCTCATGCGCGAGGGCTTCTCCGCGCCGAGGGAGCTGGCCCTCATCCGCGACCACATCCGCATCATCGCCGTGGAGGGCGCCCTCTACGGCGGCGTGGCCCACGTGAGGGTGAAGAGCTTCCAGGACCGCACGGCCTACTACCTGCGCAAGGAACTGGAGCGGTTGCGCACGCTCAACGGCGGTCAGCCGCTGCGCGGCGTGGTGTTGGACTTGCGCAACAACCCGGGCGGGCTCCTGGAGCAGGCGGTGGCGGTGAGCGACGTGTGGCTGCCGGGCAATCTGCCCATCGTGAGCACGCGCGGGCGCAAGGGCACGCAGATGAACGAGGAGCGGAGCAAGGACCGGGATACGGAGCCGGACTACCCGCTGGTGGTGCTGGTGAACGCGGGCAGCGCCTCGGCTTCGGAGATCGTCGCGGGCGCGCTGCAGGACCATGGCCGCGCCACCATCCTGGGCACCCAGACGTTCGGAAAGGGCAGTGTCCAGACCGTCATCGAGCTGGAGGATGGCTCGGGGCTGAAGCTGACGATCGCGCGCTACTACACCCCCCATGGGCGCAGCATCCAGGAGAAGGGCATCACCCCGGACTTCTGGGTACCGGAGACGCCCGGCGGCAAGGGCGCGAAGGAGGAACAGCGGGAGAAGGATCTGGAGCGTCACTTCAAGGCGGAGCCCGTGTCGGCGAGCGAGCCCCAGGTGCGGGTCCATCCCAAGGCGTTCGCCCAGGAGCCGCGCGACTGGGACGTGACGTCGGCGCTGAGCGACTATCAGTTGAGGACGGCGCTCAACTACCTGAACGACCTGGCGAGCTGA
- a CDS encoding energy transducer TonB, which yields MHPAVNQSLLVPRRSPVGRFLTFSVVGHAGVLLCVVLYNTFFQAPPIRVEPTPIRATLVRQGKPRDEKLLPRKEQPPPPPPKKVEAPPSPTPPPPEPPKVAVPVPGVKPEPAPKPTSSPGETKGENRRDRLFGAFDKFAKSSKQEEDPEGAEDGDPNGDAAKAEGERYFGLLSSQVRRHYNVADTIPESERLYLKAQVAMRLSRTGEVIEARLAKASGNTLFDSAVLSAVTKASPFSPPPTHLRDTLQKSGIVLEFSP from the coding sequence ATGCACCCCGCCGTCAATCAGAGCCTGCTGGTGCCCCGGCGCTCGCCCGTGGGCCGCTTCCTGACCTTCTCCGTGGTGGGGCACGCCGGGGTCCTTCTGTGCGTGGTGCTCTACAACACCTTCTTCCAGGCTCCGCCCATCCGGGTGGAGCCCACGCCCATCCGCGCCACGCTGGTGCGCCAGGGCAAGCCCCGCGACGAGAAGCTGCTGCCCCGCAAGGAGCAGCCGCCCCCGCCGCCGCCCAAGAAGGTGGAGGCACCGCCCTCGCCCACGCCGCCCCCGCCCGAGCCCCCCAAGGTGGCCGTGCCCGTGCCCGGCGTGAAGCCGGAGCCCGCCCCCAAGCCCACGTCCTCTCCCGGAGAGACCAAGGGAGAGAACCGGAGGGATCGGCTCTTCGGCGCCTTCGACAAGTTCGCCAAGTCCTCGAAGCAGGAGGAAGACCCCGAGGGCGCCGAGGACGGAGACCCCAACGGGGACGCCGCCAAGGCCGAGGGGGAGCGCTATTTCGGCCTGCTGTCCTCCCAGGTGCGCCGCCACTACAACGTCGCGGACACCATTCCCGAGTCCGAGCGCCTGTACCTCAAGGCCCAGGTGGCCATGCGCCTGAGCCGCACCGGCGAGGTCATCGAGGCACGCCTGGCCAAGGCCAGCGGCAACACCCTCTTCGACTCCGCCGTGCTCTCCGCGGTGACCAAGGCCTCCCCCTTCTCGCCTCCCCCCACTCACTTGAGGGACACGCTGCAAAAGAGCGGCATCGTCCTGGAGTTCAGTCCGTGA
- a CDS encoding alpha/beta fold hydrolase: protein MDLISGLQEVSRRMLVARGVRSETVELAGQRLHHFTMKGSGKGPPLLLVHGLGGAASGFGRVLLPLAKRFERVFAVDLPGHGFSPEYCLGPVCVRGQYDMLVEYCRQVVGGPAFVVGNSLGGALSAQLAAEHPELVSALGLVSPAGADVGHEPIREVLEAMDVRTAEQSRALTQRLFHRPPWAMLFFANALRGVYSTPAVRALSADALATGEYLKPEQLRRLQMPVLFVWGGSEKLLPQQSLAFFREHLPPHSKVRVVEGFGHIPHVERPGEFVSELLRFADSAGL, encoded by the coding sequence GTGGATCTCATCTCAGGACTCCAGGAAGTCTCGCGGCGCATGCTGGTGGCGCGCGGGGTGCGCTCGGAAACGGTGGAGCTGGCCGGACAGCGGCTCCACCACTTCACGATGAAGGGCAGCGGCAAGGGCCCGCCGCTCCTCCTCGTGCATGGCCTGGGCGGCGCGGCCAGTGGCTTCGGCCGCGTGCTGCTTCCGCTGGCCAAACGCTTCGAGCGGGTGTTCGCGGTGGACCTGCCCGGGCATGGCTTCTCCCCGGAGTACTGCCTCGGGCCGGTGTGCGTGCGAGGCCAGTACGACATGCTGGTGGAGTACTGCCGTCAGGTGGTGGGCGGCCCGGCCTTCGTCGTGGGCAACTCCCTGGGGGGCGCCTTGTCGGCGCAACTGGCGGCCGAGCACCCGGAGCTGGTGAGCGCGTTGGGCCTGGTGTCACCCGCGGGGGCGGACGTGGGGCATGAGCCCATCCGCGAGGTGCTGGAGGCCATGGACGTGCGCACGGCGGAGCAATCGCGAGCGCTCACCCAGCGCCTCTTCCACCGTCCGCCCTGGGCCATGTTGTTCTTCGCCAATGCCCTCCGGGGCGTCTACTCCACTCCCGCGGTGCGCGCGTTGAGCGCGGACGCCCTGGCCACGGGCGAGTACCTCAAGCCCGAGCAGCTGCGGCGGCTCCAGATGCCGGTGCTGTTCGTGTGGGGTGGCAGCGAAAAACTCCTGCCCCAGCAGAGCCTCGCCTTCTTTCGTGAACATCTACCGCCTCATTCGAAGGTGCGCGTGGTGGAGGGCTTCGGCCACATCCCCCACGTGGAGCGGCCGGGCGAGTTCGTGTCCGAGTTGCTGCGGTTCGCGGACTCGGCCGGGCTGTAG
- a CDS encoding MotA/TolQ/ExbB proton channel family protein: MMPRFPLALGAMNYLQILRDASLLELGVLGLLMLVSVASWALIALKATQLSRARAQSLAFLDTFWKASRLESIYQDAQKLEGSPLSKVFCAGYEELSKLAQTKDGTEGAMAERLGGIENVERALNRASTNQLTDLEARVSFLGTVGSASPFVGLFGTVIGILNAFNSIAEQGNATLATVAAPVGNALFATAAGLFAAIPAVVAYNSFVSRIKVFDTEMANFSADFLNIVKRHFFR, translated from the coding sequence CTGATGCCCCGTTTCCCCCTGGCGCTGGGCGCCATGAACTACCTGCAGATCCTCCGGGACGCCTCGTTGCTGGAGCTGGGCGTGCTGGGTCTGCTCATGCTCGTGTCGGTCGCGTCCTGGGCGCTCATCGCGCTCAAGGCCACCCAGCTGTCCCGCGCCCGGGCCCAGTCGCTCGCGTTCCTCGACACCTTCTGGAAGGCCTCGCGGCTGGAGAGCATCTACCAGGACGCCCAGAAGCTGGAGGGCTCGCCGCTGTCCAAGGTGTTCTGCGCGGGCTACGAGGAGCTGAGCAAGCTCGCCCAGACGAAGGACGGCACGGAAGGGGCCATGGCCGAGCGGCTCGGTGGCATCGAGAACGTGGAGCGGGCGCTCAACCGGGCCTCGACGAACCAGCTCACGGATCTGGAGGCGCGCGTGTCCTTCCTGGGCACCGTGGGTTCGGCCTCGCCCTTCGTGGGGCTGTTCGGCACCGTCATCGGCATCCTCAACGCCTTCAACTCCATCGCCGAGCAGGGCAACGCCACGCTCGCCACGGTGGCGGCCCCCGTGGGCAACGCGCTCTTCGCCACGGCGGCGGGCCTGTTCGCCGCCATCCCCGCGGTGGTGGCCTACAACTCGTTCGTCAGCCGCATCAAGGTGTTCGACACGGAGATGGCCAACTTCTCCGCGGACTTCCTCAACATCGTCAAGCGGCACTTCTTCCGCTAG
- the tolR gene encoding protein TolR has protein sequence MGMGSNRGGSGRVTMSEINVTPMVDVMLVLLIIFMVTAPLIQQGVKVNLPEARAAAVEASDKKLVLSIDAQKRIYIGEAEVPAAELETKLASNAKAQADKELYLHADRDVPYGVVVDVMAAAQRAGITNVGMITDPTTAARAPSSTKGKKEARR, from the coding sequence ATGGGCATGGGCTCCAACAGAGGCGGTAGCGGCCGCGTCACCATGAGCGAGATCAACGTCACGCCCATGGTGGACGTGATGCTCGTGTTGCTCATCATCTTCATGGTGACCGCGCCCCTCATCCAGCAGGGCGTGAAGGTGAACCTGCCCGAGGCGCGCGCGGCGGCCGTGGAGGCCTCCGACAAGAAGCTGGTGCTGTCCATCGACGCGCAGAAGCGCATCTACATCGGCGAGGCCGAGGTGCCCGCGGCGGAGCTGGAGACGAAGCTCGCGAGCAACGCCAAGGCCCAGGCCGACAAGGAGCTCTACCTCCACGCGGACCGGGACGTGCCCTATGGCGTGGTGGTGGACGTGATGGCCGCCGCCCAGCGCGCCGGCATCACCAACGTGGGGATGATCACCGATCCCACGACGGCCGCCCGGGCGCCCTCCTCCACCAAGGGCAAGAAAGAGGCGCGGCGCTAG
- a CDS encoding oxidoreductase, with protein sequence MSSSSRSPIRVGLIGYGLAGSLFHAPLLAAEPAFSLVAIATQRAAEVARDWPGVRAVSPDALLADPSIELVIVASPNDTHATLAERALQAGKHVVVDKPFTLDTAEALRLDALARERGLCLSVFHSRRWDGDFLTVRQLLDEGRLGRLFSFESHYDRFRPQVKARWKEDDVPGGGTLWDLGAHLVDQALQLFGLPDSLVADLGQQRTGARTTDWFHLVLRYGELRVILHSGSVVHEPWPRFVLHGERDAWHKSGLDPQEEQLKAGLRPGAAGWGAESPERHGTLSQGGRVPTLPGRYEEFYRQLAQAIAGEGPVPVTALSAARVIQVLEAAVRSATEGRRVSLEPLPEGR encoded by the coding sequence ATGTCCTCTTCCTCTCGCTCTCCCATCCGTGTGGGTCTGATCGGCTACGGCCTGGCCGGCTCCCTCTTTCACGCGCCGCTGCTCGCCGCAGAGCCCGCCTTCTCCCTCGTGGCCATCGCCACCCAGCGCGCCGCCGAGGTGGCGCGTGACTGGCCCGGCGTGCGCGCCGTGTCCCCAGACGCGCTCCTGGCGGATCCCTCGATCGAGCTCGTCATCGTCGCCTCGCCGAATGACACGCACGCGACGCTCGCCGAGCGGGCGCTCCAGGCCGGCAAGCACGTGGTCGTGGACAAGCCCTTCACCCTGGACACGGCGGAGGCGCTGCGCCTGGATGCCCTCGCCCGCGAGCGCGGCTTGTGCCTGAGCGTCTTCCACAGCCGGCGCTGGGATGGTGACTTCCTCACCGTGCGCCAGTTGCTCGACGAGGGACGGCTCGGGAGGTTGTTCAGCTTCGAGAGCCACTACGACCGCTTCCGCCCCCAGGTGAAGGCCCGCTGGAAGGAGGATGACGTCCCCGGGGGTGGCACCTTGTGGGACCTCGGTGCCCACCTCGTCGACCAGGCGCTGCAGCTCTTCGGACTCCCGGATTCCCTCGTCGCGGACCTCGGCCAGCAGCGCACCGGCGCGCGCACCACGGACTGGTTCCACCTCGTCCTGCGCTACGGCGAGTTGCGCGTCATTCTGCACTCGGGCTCGGTGGTGCACGAGCCGTGGCCGCGCTTCGTGCTGCACGGCGAGCGGGACGCGTGGCACAAGTCCGGACTGGATCCTCAAGAGGAACAACTCAAGGCCGGGCTGCGGCCGGGCGCCGCCGGGTGGGGCGCGGAGTCCCCCGAGCGTCATGGGACGCTGAGCCAGGGCGGACGCGTGCCCACCCTGCCGGGCCGCTATGAGGAGTTCTACCGGCAGCTCGCCCAGGCCATCGCGGGCGAAGGTCCCGTTCCCGTCACGGCGCTCAGCGCGGCGCGGGTCATCCAGGTCCTCGAGGCGGCCGTGCGCAGCGCCACCGAGGGGCGGCGTGTCTCCCTGGAACCCCTCCCCGAGGGCCGCTAA
- the carF gene encoding plasmanylethanolamine desaturase codes for MTTELKNQVRQQDASVLAQGYSPAIRAMEVVSILAFVGLETALVWRLWGNPHVGPWLVLSAVILGYLAADFVSGLVHWMGDTWGSTDMPVLGKAFIRPFREHHVDEKAITRHDFVETNGNNCLVSLPVALLALLVPHSSASWVFLSTFLGAMIFWVMATNQFHKWSHTDAPPAIIGFLQRVHLILPPDHHRVHHTSPYDKYYCITVGWMNKPLALIGFFSGMERLITWVTGALPRKDDIGTEAALELVQAQEQAEPSEALAESATPVSQA; via the coding sequence ATGACGACCGAACTCAAGAACCAGGTACGCCAACAGGATGCCAGCGTCCTGGCCCAGGGCTACTCGCCCGCCATCCGAGCCATGGAGGTGGTCAGCATCCTCGCCTTCGTGGGGCTCGAGACCGCGCTCGTCTGGCGGCTGTGGGGCAACCCCCATGTGGGACCCTGGCTGGTGCTCAGCGCCGTGATCCTCGGCTACCTGGCCGCGGACTTCGTCTCCGGGCTCGTCCACTGGATGGGCGACACGTGGGGCTCCACCGACATGCCGGTGCTGGGCAAGGCCTTCATCCGCCCCTTCCGCGAGCACCACGTGGATGAGAAGGCCATCACCCGCCACGACTTCGTGGAGACCAACGGCAACAACTGCCTCGTGTCACTGCCCGTGGCGCTGCTGGCGCTGCTGGTCCCCCACTCGAGCGCCTCGTGGGTGTTCCTCTCCACCTTCCTCGGGGCGATGATCTTCTGGGTGATGGCGACCAACCAGTTCCACAAGTGGTCCCACACGGACGCTCCGCCCGCGATCATCGGCTTCCTGCAGCGCGTGCACCTCATCCTGCCGCCGGACCACCACCGCGTTCACCACACGTCGCCCTACGACAAGTACTACTGCATCACCGTGGGCTGGATGAACAAGCCGCTCGCCCTCATCGGCTTCTTCTCCGGCATGGAGCGCCTCATCACCTGGGTGACGGGCGCCCTTCCGCGCAAGGACGACATCGGCACCGAGGCCGCGCTGGAGCTCGTCCAGGCCCAGGAGCAGGCCGAGCCATCCGAGGCACTGGCCGAGTCGGCCACGCCCGTCAGCCAGGCCTGA
- the murI gene encoding glutamate racemase has translation MRPESHSPIGVFDSGVGGLTVLKSLLSHLPHESTLYLGDTARVPYGTKSGEVVTRYSLKNAAFLMERGIKLLVVACNTASAVALPALSAALPVPVVGVIAPGARAALRRTRGGQVGVIGTPGTIRSGAYQRELEAAAGPEGVKVKARACPLFVPLAEEGWLSGDVPRLVAREYLADFVQNGVDTLVLGCTHYPLLKDIIAEVVGPQVTLVDSAEATVHVVAQLLEEQGLLARGGGVPTHHTFVTDVPERFVEVGARFLGRPIASAEQVDLSF, from the coding sequence ATGCGGCCAGAAAGCCACAGTCCCATCGGGGTTTTCGACTCGGGCGTTGGAGGTCTCACCGTCCTCAAGTCCCTGCTGTCCCACCTTCCCCACGAGAGCACGCTCTACCTGGGGGACACGGCGCGCGTGCCCTACGGCACCAAGTCCGGCGAGGTGGTGACGCGCTACTCGCTCAAGAACGCGGCGTTCCTGATGGAGCGGGGCATCAAGCTGCTGGTGGTGGCGTGCAACACGGCCTCGGCGGTGGCGCTGCCGGCCCTGTCGGCGGCGCTGCCGGTTCCCGTGGTGGGCGTCATCGCTCCCGGGGCGAGGGCGGCGTTGCGGCGTACCCGCGGGGGCCAGGTGGGCGTCATCGGAACGCCGGGCACCATCCGCTCCGGGGCCTACCAGCGCGAGTTGGAAGCGGCGGCCGGGCCAGAGGGGGTGAAGGTGAAGGCGCGGGCCTGTCCGCTCTTCGTGCCGCTGGCGGAGGAGGGGTGGTTGTCGGGGGACGTGCCCCGGCTGGTGGCGCGCGAGTACCTGGCGGACTTCGTCCAGAATGGGGTGGACACGCTGGTGCTGGGCTGCACGCACTACCCGCTGCTCAAGGACATCATCGCAGAGGTCGTCGGGCCGCAGGTGACGCTGGTGGACTCGGCCGAGGCCACGGTCCACGTGGTGGCTCAGCTCCTGGAGGAGCAGGGGCTGCTGGCGCGCGGGGGCGGGGTGCCCACCCATCACACCTTCGTCACGGACGTGCCGGAGCGCTTCGTGGAGGTCGGGGCGCGGTTCCTCGGGCGCCCCATCGCCTCGGCCGAGCAGGTGGACCTGTCCTTCTAG
- the ftsE gene encoding cell division ATP-binding protein FtsE, with translation MIQMFHVYKAYPGDPPVLSDINLHVEKGEFVFLTGPSGAGKTTLMKLIFCAENATKGQVLVGGRNIARIRESAVPYLRRNIGVVFQDFKLLPHRTVEDNVAFTLDVLGVPRAEARERVQRMLKLVGLQHKAGSLPLKLSGGEQQRVVIARALVNDPTILLADEPTGNLDPALTVEIMDLLMAVNVRGTTVMVATHDTGLIARYQKRTLRLENGFIVSDEDGVKAARRVSAG, from the coding sequence ATGATCCAGATGTTCCACGTGTACAAGGCGTACCCGGGCGACCCGCCCGTCCTCTCGGACATCAACCTCCATGTGGAGAAGGGCGAGTTCGTCTTCCTCACCGGGCCCTCGGGCGCGGGCAAGACGACGCTCATGAAGCTCATCTTCTGCGCGGAGAACGCCACCAAGGGGCAGGTCCTCGTGGGCGGGCGCAACATCGCGCGCATCCGCGAGTCGGCCGTGCCCTACCTGCGGCGCAACATCGGCGTGGTGTTCCAGGACTTCAAGCTGCTGCCGCACCGCACGGTGGAGGACAACGTGGCCTTCACCCTGGACGTGCTGGGCGTGCCCCGCGCCGAGGCGCGTGAGCGCGTGCAGCGCATGCTCAAGCTGGTGGGCTTGCAGCACAAGGCGGGCTCGCTGCCGCTCAAGCTGTCCGGAGGCGAGCAGCAGCGCGTCGTCATCGCCCGCGCGCTCGTCAATGATCCCACCATCCTGCTCGCGGACGAGCCCACGGGAAACCTGGACCCCGCGCTCACCGTGGAGATCATGGACCTGCTCATGGCCGTGAACGTGCGGGGCACCACGGTGATGGTGGCCACCCACGACACCGGCCTCATCGCCCGCTACCAGAAGCGCACCCTGCGCCTGGAGAACGGGTTCATCGTGTCCGACGAGGATGGGGTGAAGGCCGCCCGGCGGGTGTCGGCGGGATGA